The following proteins come from a genomic window of Blastococcus sp. HT6-30:
- a CDS encoding PLP-dependent cysteine synthase family protein yields MTGHRMDVDHSDPGGRAWVDRAVAAVEADARRSADTHLLVYPLPPEWGVDLYLKDESTHPTGSLKHRLARSLFLYGLCSGQITEGSTVVEASSGSTAVSEAYFARMLGLSFVAVMPRSTSPEKIALIQFHGGVCHFVDRAPDMYEEARRLATECGGHYLDQFTFAERATDWRGNNNIAESIFEQLVAERHPVPEWVVVGAGTGGTSATIGRYLRYRRHRTRLAVVDPENSAFLPGYTAGDPGWTTGRPSRIEGIGRPRVEPSFVPTIVDRMIGVPDAASLAAMRHLERATGRRAGGSTGTNLWGAFGLVAEMVAQGRRGSVVTLLCDGGERYARTYYSDEWVAAQGLDLAPHTETLRGFAATGTWAVSPDPSA; encoded by the coding sequence GTGACCGGGCACCGCATGGACGTCGACCACTCCGACCCCGGCGGCCGGGCGTGGGTGGACCGCGCGGTCGCCGCCGTCGAGGCCGACGCGCGCCGGAGCGCCGACACCCACCTGCTGGTCTACCCGCTGCCCCCGGAGTGGGGCGTCGACCTCTACCTCAAGGACGAGTCGACCCACCCGACCGGCAGCCTCAAGCACCGGCTGGCCCGGTCGCTGTTCCTCTACGGGCTGTGCTCGGGGCAGATCACCGAGGGGAGCACCGTCGTGGAGGCCTCCAGCGGGTCGACGGCGGTGAGCGAGGCGTACTTCGCCCGGATGCTGGGGCTGTCGTTCGTCGCGGTCATGCCGCGGTCGACCAGCCCGGAGAAGATCGCGCTGATCCAGTTCCACGGGGGCGTGTGCCACTTCGTCGACCGCGCGCCCGACATGTACGAGGAGGCCCGCCGGCTGGCCACGGAGTGCGGCGGTCACTACCTCGACCAGTTCACCTTCGCCGAGCGGGCGACCGACTGGCGGGGCAACAACAACATCGCCGAGTCGATCTTCGAGCAGCTCGTCGCCGAGCGGCACCCGGTGCCGGAGTGGGTGGTGGTCGGCGCCGGCACCGGCGGCACCAGCGCGACCATCGGCCGGTACCTGCGCTACCGGCGGCACCGGACCCGGCTCGCCGTCGTCGATCCGGAGAACTCGGCGTTCCTGCCCGGGTACACGGCCGGTGACCCCGGCTGGACCACCGGTAGGCCCTCGCGGATCGAGGGCATCGGACGGCCCCGGGTGGAGCCCTCGTTCGTGCCGACCATCGTCGACCGGATGATCGGGGTGCCCGACGCCGCGTCGCTGGCGGCGATGCGGCACCTGGAGCGGGCGACCGGCCGCCGGGCGGGCGGGTCCACGGGCACCAACCTGTGGGGCGCGTTCGGCCTGGTCGCGGAGATGGTCGCGCAGGGCCGCCGGGGCAGCGTGGTCACCCTGCTGTGCGACGGCGGCGAGCGGTACGCCCGCACCTACTACTCCGACGAGTGGGTCGCCGCGCAGGGGCTCGACCTCGCCCCGCACACCGAGACCCTCCGGGGTTTCGCGGCGACCGGGACGTGGGCGGTGTCACCGGACCCGTCGGCGTGA
- a CDS encoding ABC transporter permease produces MTALAENVAGAGGVEPPEPRRPGRRRSGAWRLAVLALLGLYFLVPIAASVWFTARDRGQGGFTAEHYAEIPGAPGFAEAFTRSLALGGLTVAIALLLMVPTIVLVTLRLPRLRTTVELLTLMPLVLPPIALVVGVRSVLAWAPDHFLGTPLAEAFFALQEPALPWILVFVYVVLALPFVYRALDAGVRGADLPTLTEAARSLGASWPRVLVSVVLPVLRTSVLNAAFLTLALVLGEFTIANILGFETFPTWIVRISGSQPQLSVAVSVLSLAMTWMLLLLISALDRRRGPKESA; encoded by the coding sequence ATGACCGCGCTCGCGGAGAACGTCGCCGGCGCCGGGGGCGTCGAGCCCCCGGAGCCGCGGCGGCCCGGACGCCGCCGCAGCGGTGCCTGGCGCCTCGCCGTGCTCGCCCTGCTGGGCCTGTACTTCCTCGTCCCGATCGCCGCCTCGGTCTGGTTCACCGCGCGCGACCGCGGCCAGGGCGGGTTCACCGCCGAGCACTACGCGGAGATCCCCGGGGCGCCCGGCTTCGCCGAGGCGTTCACCCGCTCCCTCGCGCTGGGCGGGCTCACCGTCGCCATCGCGCTGCTGCTCATGGTGCCGACGATCGTGCTGGTCACCCTGCGGCTGCCCCGGCTGCGGACGACGGTCGAGCTGCTCACCTTGATGCCGCTGGTGCTGCCGCCCATCGCGTTGGTCGTCGGCGTGCGCAGCGTGCTGGCCTGGGCCCCGGACCACTTCCTCGGCACCCCGCTGGCCGAGGCGTTCTTCGCCCTCCAGGAGCCCGCGCTGCCGTGGATCCTGGTCTTCGTCTACGTCGTGCTCGCGCTGCCCTTCGTCTACCGGGCGCTCGACGCCGGCGTCCGCGGCGCCGACCTGCCCACGCTCACCGAGGCCGCGCGCAGCCTGGGCGCCAGCTGGCCCCGGGTGCTGGTCTCGGTCGTGCTCCCGGTGCTGCGCACGTCGGTGCTGAACGCCGCCTTCCTCACCCTCGCCCTCGTGCTGGGCGAGTTCACGATCGCCAACATCCTCGGCTTCGAGACGTTCCCCACCTGGATCGTGCGCATCTCCGGCTCCCAGCCGCAGCTGTCGGTGGCGGTGTCGGTGCTCTCCCTCGCGATGACCTGGATGCTGCTGCTGCTGATCTCCGCGCTGGACCGCCGGCGTGGCCCGAAGGAGTCCGCATGA
- a CDS encoding ABC transporter ATP-binding protein: MTSLPGTTTDRSPGAPADLRGRPGTPVRLERLTRRYGSVVALDGLDLDIAGGELLALLGPSGCGKTTALRAIAGFDRPDGGRVLVGERDITGTPPSKRDMGMVFQAYSLFPNLTVAENVAFGLRVRRRARSERSGRAAELLDLVGLGDRGDRYPHQLSGGQQQRVALARALAVAPQVLLLDEPLSALDAQVRVQLREEIRRIQLELGITTVFVTHDQAEALSVADRVGVMRAGRLEQVASPDELYERPATAFVAEFVGTMNRLPAVLTGGEAQLLGVRRPVTGATPSGGPVVALVRPESLLVSADPAGSGRVVTRTFSGASTRVLVALPDGVEVRIDVASADSQLLTPGTAVTVTPADRPVLVAPAEPA; the protein is encoded by the coding sequence ATGACCTCGCTGCCCGGGACCACCACCGACCGGTCTCCCGGCGCCCCCGCGGACCTGCGCGGACGGCCCGGCACGCCGGTGCGGCTGGAGCGGCTGACCCGACGCTACGGCTCGGTGGTGGCCCTCGACGGCCTCGACCTCGACATCGCCGGGGGCGAGCTGCTGGCCCTGCTGGGTCCCTCCGGCTGCGGGAAGACCACGGCGCTGCGGGCGATCGCCGGCTTCGACCGCCCCGACGGCGGCCGCGTGCTGGTGGGGGAGCGGGACATCACCGGGACCCCGCCGAGCAAGCGCGACATGGGCATGGTGTTCCAGGCCTACAGCCTGTTCCCCAACCTGACCGTCGCCGAGAACGTCGCGTTCGGCCTCCGGGTGCGCCGCCGGGCGAGGTCCGAGCGGTCGGGCCGGGCGGCCGAGCTGCTGGACCTCGTCGGGCTCGGCGACCGCGGCGACCGGTACCCGCACCAGCTGTCCGGCGGCCAGCAGCAGCGGGTCGCCCTGGCCCGTGCGCTGGCCGTCGCGCCGCAGGTGCTGCTGCTGGACGAGCCGCTCTCGGCGCTCGATGCGCAGGTGCGCGTGCAGCTGCGGGAGGAGATCCGCCGGATCCAGCTGGAGCTGGGCATCACCACCGTCTTCGTCACCCACGACCAGGCCGAGGCGCTCTCGGTCGCCGACCGGGTGGGCGTGATGCGCGCCGGCCGGCTCGAGCAGGTGGCTTCGCCCGACGAGCTGTACGAGCGCCCGGCGACGGCGTTCGTCGCCGAGTTCGTGGGCACGATGAACCGGCTGCCGGCGGTCCTCACCGGCGGCGAGGCGCAGCTGCTCGGCGTCCGGCGCCCGGTGACCGGGGCCACGCCCTCCGGCGGCCCGGTGGTCGCGCTGGTGCGGCCGGAGTCGCTGCTGGTCTCCGCCGACCCGGCGGGATCCGGGCGCGTGGTGACCCGCACCTTCTCCGGCGCATCCACCCGCGTGCTCGTCGCGCTGCCCGACGGCGTGGAGGTGCGCATCGACGTCGCCAGCGCCGACAGCCAGCTGCTGACCCCCGGGACCGCCGTCACGGTGACCCCTGCCGACCGGCCCGTGCTGGTCGCGCCGGCCGAGCCCGCGTGA